A single Corticium candelabrum chromosome 12, ooCorCand1.1, whole genome shotgun sequence DNA region contains:
- the LOC134188325 gene encoding uncharacterized protein LOC134188325, with translation MMCPPHPNVVQLIGICDDGPELCLVYEYVEGRTLAQHLAKESREPLSWNERIEMAYGIALSIRHIQSTSQRPLIHRDVKSSNILVSCDRRVRLADFGLSCFGEHLDNIHASFLESGSTTVGTRCYMPPEAFKGIFSTRTDVYSFGMVLFEVVTGLPPYSSSKKLDLVISLFVTILEKF, from the exons ATGAT GTGTCCTCCTCATCCAAATGTTGTTCAGCTGATTGGTATCTGCGACGACGGACCGGAATTATGTTTGGTGTATGAATATGTTGAGGGCAGGACGTTAGCTCAACATTTGGCAAAG GAGAGCAGAGAACCTCTGAGTTGGAATGAACGAATCGAAATGGCTTACGGTATCGCCTTAAGTATTCGCCACATACAATCAACTTCACAACGTCCACTCATCCATCGAGACGTCAAAAG TTCCAACATTCTGGTGTCATGTGATCGAAGAGTACGATTGGCCGACTTCGGTCTCTCATGCTTTGGAGAGCATCTCGACAACATTCATGCCAGTTTTCTTGAATCCGGTTCAACAACCGTAGGTACACGATGTTACATGCCACCTGAAGCGTTCAAAGGGATATTCAGTACACGAACCGACGTCTACTCATTTGGAATG GTATTATTCGAGGTGGTGACGGGATTGCCTCCTTACTCTTCAAGCAAGAAACTCGATCTGGTCATCTCCTTGTTTGTTACGATTTTGgaaaaattttga
- the LOC134188107 gene encoding uncharacterized protein LOC134188107 — protein sequence MCLVYEYVDGGTLAQHLAKESSEPLSWNERLEVAHGIAKAIHYIQTTSQRPLIHRDVKSANILVSSDGRVRLADFGLSCFGEHVDNMDASFCDSSSMAVGTRSYMSSEACKGISSTRTDVYSFGVVLFELLTGLPPYCSSKKLDLVTWLERMEREGVELMSMSDPRAAWPDRVSRLLLDLAKRCTDFDSHRRPFIREVLQELDRVSRMDLQGILGMCLRADRLEEVIEGRGNKQ from the exons ATGTGTTTGGTGTACGAATACGTCGACGGCGGGACATTGGCTCAACATTTGGCAAAG GAGAGCAGTGAACCTTTGAGTTGGAATGAACGTCTTGAAGTGGCTCACGGTATCGCTAAAGCTATTCATTACATACAAACGACGTCACAACGTCCTCTAATCCATCGAGACGTTAAGAG TGCTAACATTCTGGTGTCAAGTGATGGAAGAGTAAGACTGGCCGACTTTGGTCTGTCGTGCTTTGGAGAGCATGTTGACAACATGGATGCAAGTTTTTGTGATTCTAGTTCAATGGCAGTGGGTACACGCAGTTATATGTCGTCCGAAGCGTGCAAAGGGATAAGTAGTACACGAACTGACGTCTATTCGTTTGGAGTG GTATTATTTGAATTGTTAACAGGACTGCCTCCTTACTGTTCGAGCAAGAAACTTGATCTG GTGACATGGTTGGAAAGAATGGAAAGGGAAGGCGTAGAGCTAATGTCTATGTCTGATCCACGAGCTGCCTGGCCGGATCGGGTGTCACGTCTTCTTTTGGATCTGGCAAAACGGTGCACCGACTTTGACAGCCACAGACGACCATTTATAAGAGAG GTTCTGCAGGAGTTGGACAGAGTCTCACGAATGGACTTGCAAGGGATTCTAGGAATGTGTTTAAGGGCAGACAG GCTTGAAGAAGTCATTGAAGGTCGTGGAAATAAGCAGTAG